The following proteins are co-located in the Ensifer sp. WSM1721 genome:
- a CDS encoding alpha/beta hydrolase, with amino-acid sequence MDSRRPKPMPTEAGILNFHERCESFYPADAVNACIAQQRQWYDELCAEFDAPSPEGLRRRDAVVAGRIPTRHYRPAEVASETRILYIHGGGFVVGSLESHDAICAELAHGARAELAAVDYRLAPEHVWPAAFEDCYAVLESLLADGRPVVVVGDSAGGNLAAGIVLKAKAEGLSGIVGQVLIYPGLGGDLVSGSYVEMAEAPGLSTTDVAYYRDVLQAPAEDSFAYPLRATDLSGLPPAYITGAHFDPLRDDARTYAARLAQAGVDVTYREEPQMIHAWLRARHMSPGARAGFRHLVHGLAQLVGTE; translated from the coding sequence ATGGATTCGAGACGACCAAAACCGATGCCGACGGAAGCCGGCATCCTCAACTTTCACGAACGTTGCGAGTCGTTCTATCCCGCGGACGCGGTCAATGCCTGCATCGCGCAGCAGCGGCAATGGTACGACGAGCTTTGCGCGGAGTTCGATGCGCCGTCGCCCGAGGGCCTGAGGCGGCGGGATGCGGTTGTGGCAGGGCGCATACCTACCAGGCACTACCGCCCCGCTGAGGTCGCGAGCGAGACACGTATCTTGTATATTCACGGCGGCGGCTTCGTCGTCGGCTCGTTGGAAAGCCATGACGCGATCTGTGCCGAGCTCGCGCATGGTGCACGCGCCGAACTTGCGGCGGTGGATTACCGCCTGGCGCCGGAGCATGTCTGGCCGGCGGCCTTCGAGGATTGTTATGCGGTGCTCGAAAGCCTTCTCGCCGATGGCCGTCCGGTCGTCGTAGTTGGCGACAGTGCAGGCGGGAACCTTGCCGCGGGTATCGTGCTCAAGGCGAAGGCGGAGGGGCTTTCCGGCATCGTGGGCCAAGTGCTGATCTATCCCGGTCTCGGTGGCGATCTTGTTAGCGGCTCTTATGTCGAGATGGCGGAGGCGCCGGGGCTTTCGACGACGGACGTGGCCTATTATCGCGACGTGCTGCAGGCGCCTGCCGAGGACTCTTTCGCTTACCCGCTGAGGGCTACGGATCTTTCCGGACTTCCACCGGCCTATATCACCGGCGCGCATTTCGATCCGCTGCGGGACGACGCGCGGACCTATGCCGCCCGGCTCGCGCAAGCGGGCGTCGACGTGACCTATCGCGAGGAGCCGCAGATGATCCATGCCTGGCTGCGGGCGCGGCACATGAGCCCTGGCGCGCGAGCGGGATTTCGCCATCTGGTGCATGGCCTCGCGCAACTGGTTGGAACGGAATGA
- a CDS encoding LysR family transcriptional regulator: MAFTLRQLQYFVAVAEQGSVTRAAQNLSISQSSITEAIKELETDLGVELFDRHPRGLSITHNGHQFLRHATKILADVSDARRSFADSREERGGRLNLGVTSLVAGYVLSDLLARYRRACPGVEVSAIEDNGSYLEHLLIGGELDVAVMVISNLRDRMALQAEILETSPYRLWLPIGHPLVAADIISVEDIAKEPLIMLTVDEIEENTGKLLTALGARPHVAFRTRSVEAVRSLVATGAGIALLPDLVYRPWSLEGDRIESRDVSGALPVVQVGMVWRKGSSLPQSARDFVGIAEALRSARPR; encoded by the coding sequence ATGGCATTCACGCTCCGGCAATTGCAATATTTCGTCGCCGTCGCCGAACAGGGCTCGGTCACCCGCGCGGCGCAGAACCTTTCGATCTCGCAATCTTCGATCACCGAAGCGATCAAGGAGCTCGAAACCGATCTCGGCGTCGAGCTCTTCGACCGCCATCCGCGCGGCCTGTCGATCACCCATAACGGGCATCAGTTCCTGCGCCATGCAACGAAAATCCTCGCCGACGTTTCCGACGCGCGGAGGAGCTTTGCCGACAGCCGCGAGGAACGCGGCGGCAGGCTCAATCTCGGCGTTACCTCGCTCGTCGCCGGCTATGTGCTCTCCGACCTGCTTGCCCGCTATCGCCGCGCTTGCCCGGGTGTCGAGGTGAGCGCCATCGAGGACAACGGCTCCTATCTCGAACATCTGCTGATCGGCGGCGAACTCGACGTAGCCGTCATGGTCATCTCCAACCTGCGCGACCGCATGGCGCTGCAGGCTGAAATCCTCGAAACCTCGCCCTACCGTCTCTGGCTGCCGATCGGCCACCCGCTCGTTGCCGCCGATATCATCTCGGTCGAGGACATCGCCAAGGAGCCGCTGATCATGCTCACGGTGGACGAGATCGAAGAGAACACCGGCAAGCTTTTGACGGCGCTCGGCGCGCGCCCGCATGTCGCCTTCCGCACTCGTTCTGTCGAGGCGGTCAGAAGCCTGGTTGCGACGGGCGCCGGCATCGCGCTTTTGCCCGACCTCGTCTACCGGCCCTGGTCGCTCGAAGGCGACCGGATCGAGAGCCGCGACGTCTCCGGCGCACTGCCGGTCGTGCAGGTCGGCATGGTCTGGCGCAAAGGTTCGAGCCTGCCGCAATCGGCCCGCGATTTCGTCGGCATCGCCGAAGCCTTGCGCAGCGCGCGCCCGCGATGA
- a CDS encoding ABC transporter substrate-binding protein, with product MKQMLKSCTALTLSLGLVAPAVAQEPLEELGKGEGELSIVAWPGYIERGETDKNYDWVTEFEKKTGCKISVKTAATSDEMVALMNEGGFDLVTASGDASLRLVAGKRVQPINTDLIPSWKTIDERMQNAPWHTVNGVHYGTPYVWGPNVLMYNTEVFKGEAPKSWKVVFEEMTLPDGKSNKGRIQAYDGPIHVADAANYLMAHKPQLGIKDPYELNEDQYKAALDLLRTQRTLVGRYWHDAMIQIDDFKNEGVVASGSWPFQVNLMKAEKLPIDSVVPEEGVTGWADTTMLHAESEHPNCAYMWMEHTLSPKVQGDVSAWFGANPSVGAACKGNELLTDEGCATNGYDDFEKVKFWKTPVSKCESQGECVPYHRWVSDYIGVIGGR from the coding sequence ATGAAGCAGATGTTGAAATCCTGCACGGCGCTCACGCTTTCTCTGGGCCTCGTAGCGCCGGCCGTCGCGCAGGAGCCGCTGGAGGAACTCGGCAAGGGAGAAGGCGAACTCTCGATCGTCGCTTGGCCCGGTTATATCGAACGCGGCGAGACCGACAAGAACTACGACTGGGTCACCGAATTCGAGAAGAAGACGGGCTGCAAGATCAGCGTGAAGACCGCCGCCACCTCCGACGAGATGGTCGCGCTGATGAACGAGGGAGGCTTCGATCTCGTCACCGCCTCCGGCGATGCCTCGCTTCGTCTCGTCGCCGGCAAGCGCGTCCAACCGATCAACACCGACCTCATCCCGAGCTGGAAGACGATCGACGAGCGCATGCAGAATGCGCCGTGGCATACGGTCAACGGCGTCCATTACGGCACACCTTATGTCTGGGGGCCGAACGTGCTGATGTACAACACGGAGGTCTTCAAGGGTGAGGCGCCGAAGAGCTGGAAGGTCGTTTTCGAGGAAATGACGCTCCCCGACGGCAAGTCCAACAAAGGCCGCATCCAGGCCTATGACGGTCCGATTCATGTCGCCGATGCCGCCAACTACCTGATGGCGCACAAGCCACAGCTCGGCATCAAGGATCCCTATGAGCTCAACGAGGACCAGTACAAGGCCGCCCTCGATCTGCTTCGCACCCAACGCACGCTCGTCGGCCGCTATTGGCACGACGCGATGATCCAGATCGACGACTTCAAGAACGAGGGTGTCGTCGCCTCCGGCTCATGGCCCTTCCAGGTCAATCTGATGAAAGCCGAGAAGCTGCCGATCGACTCGGTCGTTCCGGAAGAAGGGGTAACGGGCTGGGCGGATACGACCATGCTGCATGCGGAAAGCGAGCATCCGAACTGCGCCTATATGTGGATGGAGCACACGCTCTCCCCGAAGGTTCAGGGCGACGTATCTGCCTGGTTCGGCGCCAATCCGTCGGTAGGTGCCGCCTGCAAGGGTAACGAGCTCCTGACGGACGAGGGCTGCGCCACCAACGGCTACGACGACTTCGAGAAGGTCAAATTCTGGAAGACGCCCGTGTCCAAATGTGAGAGCCAGGGCGAGTGCGTGCCCTATCACCGCTGGGTCTCCGACTACATCGGGGTCATCGGCGGGCGGTAA